The window TGAACATATCATCGCCTTCTCCCCGAAGAACTTTCATACTGTGACGCTTCATATACATATGCGTCTGTTTTAATTCTTTCTGAACTTGCTTTCCTGCTTCTTCCACTAAAACGATATACGGGCGCTTTAATTTAAATGGAGCCTTTTCAAAAATAGTTCGATCTTTTTCTAAAATAGTCAAGACCATTGGAAGATAGATCATGTTTTCAAAATATGGGATTGCCTCTTCCGGTATTAATGGCATAACTACTCCTCCTCTTTAAAGAACATATGTTCCTTTTATTGTACTACTTTTATCGGAAAATGCAATAATCGGCCCGTGGAAAATAGAGGAATTTATTTAGGCTTACAAAAGTAAGCTTTGTTGAAGTATGAGTACCAGCTTCTACTCTTACGATTTCTAATTCTTAGAAAAAAAAAGAACAACCACCATTCTTTAAAAAATGGCAGTTGTTCTTAACTTATTATATCCATAGCCCAACTACGGGCTTCTAAATAATATTTGTTTAACGTAGCGTGATCGACACCGATAGCCTCTGCACCCGCTATTATGTCATCCCATCTCACTTCATCACAAGCTACGGAAAGCTCTAAATAAGGAGTCATATCAGTACGTTTCCCGGAAAGCGTTTCTACTACCTCATCCGTAAGTGGAAGTTCTTGAAGTAAATGATTCATCTCCTGATGCAGTAATGTATCGATTAAGGAAAACATTCCTACTAAAAGATATTCAGAGGAGTTTTGCAAAAATTGCTTTTTAGCCAATAGCTCACAAAGCTTTGCCCGGAATAAGGATGCTTCAATAAGAGCCATTCCATCTCCATTAGAATTTACTTTCGACTCTCTTAACATTAATACATATAACCAATGATTCAATTCTTCTAGCCCCAACATCACTACCGCTTGTTTAATGGAACGAATTTTAGATTTTTTTCTAGCGGCTGGTGAGTTAATAATTTTCAAAACTTTGAAGGAGAGTGACACATCACGCTCGATTTCCTCAGCTATTTGTTCAATAGAAGAAGAATGGTTGCTAAGCAAGCTAATAATTCGAAAATATTGCGCCATATTAACAGGGATGTCAGTCCCTTTAATAATCTCTGGTTTGGCAAAAAAGTAACCTTGAAATAATCCGTATCCAGCCTCTTTTGCATCATAAAATTCCTCGCGTGTCTCAACTTTTTCAGCTAAAAGTACAATATGAGGATAATTTTTCTTCACAATTTTTTCAATAACTTGCCTCTCAGAAGGTTTGCTCAAAATAAAATCAACTTTGATAAAATTAACTAAACTAAATAACTCATCATATAAATTTATATTTTTATGTAAAATAAAATCATCTAAAGCAAGTAAAAAACCTAACTTTTTAATGTATTTAAGCTTCTGGATTAAAGATGGTGTGATTGGAATATCTTCTAATACTTCCACAACTATGCGTTTAGGCGGAATTTTATTAAATACTGTATTGTCTAATAAATTTTCCGTAAAATTAATAAAACACAATTTTTCTCCCACAAGGTTATTTATGCCTATCGTCAAAAATGAATGAGTTAATACCTCTAAAGTTGCCAAATCCCCATCTATATCAGGAAAAGAATTAATACCACTATCACGATACAATAATTCGAAGGCAAAAATATGCTCATTTTTTGTAAAGATAGGCTGTCTCGCCACAAAAATATCCATACAAACTCCTCAAATCCATAAATATTCAATATGTCTATTGTAGCAAATCTTTCCAATAAAATCGATTTATTTTCTACTTATTTCCTGTGGATGACAGAAAACTTAGAACATGATATGTTTGATAATGGGGAAGAAAGTCGAAAGGGGAGAAATATTAATGGAATCCATCCGTTATACACAACAGGGGAATTTAGCATATGTCACTTTAAACAGACCTGACGCATTAAATGCATTTAACTATGAGATGCTACGTAAACTTGGAGATATTACAGAGTCTATTCGCATTAATCCGGATATTCGTGTTGTTATTTTCACAGGTGCAGGAGAAAAGTCGTTTAGTGTTGGTGCAGACTTAAAGGAACGAAGAACATTAACTGATCAACAAGTTAAACGTAATATATACAAAATTGGAGAATTATTTACTGCAATTGAAAACCTTCCACAGCCAACAATAGCTATGCTAAATGGCTATGCTTTTGGGGGCGGAACAGAATTAGCACTTGCCTGTGATTTTAGAATTGCCTCAAATGATATTCAACTTGGTTTAACTGAGACAAGTTTGGCCATAATCCCAGGAGCCGGTGGAACACAACGTCTCCCAAGACTTATCGGAGAATCGAAAGCATTAGAACTAATTTTAACTGCTAAAAGACTAAATGCAGAAGAAGCACTGTCGTATGGGTTAGTAACCAAGGTAACAACGAGAGAAGCACTGGAGGAAGAAACAGTAACTTTTGCAACACTGATGCTTGCAAATGGACCGATTGCATTACAACAAGCTAAGTTTGCGGTAAAACACGGGATGAATGTAGATCTACAAACTGGTCTAAGTATTGAAAGAAAAGCATATGAAGTCACTATACCTACAGAGGATCGATTAGAAGCACTGCAAGCCTTTGTAGAAAAAAGAAAGCCTGTTTTTAAAGGAAATTAATTTATCCATAGTTTACAAAGGCAGGTTAAGAATTTTTTTGATTTCTTTGATACTCGGACTAAAACTTGGTATACTGAAGGCATAAAATAGATACAATATAAAAACCGCTTAGATGTGCAACCATCTAAGCGGCAAAATAGAATGATTCCCTGCAAGGGGAATGGCACGACAGACAAAAGTAATCCAACCGAGCGCTAACTCATAGGTGGATTACTTTTTCCGTGTCATTGAAAAGCTAAGCGTAATAAGAGCTACAAGTAGCGAAGAAAAACTAATCATTATTACAAGCGATTCGAAAACAGTCAAAAGCAACACCCCCTTTCTGTCTATAATTTAGTGACAGAAAGAATAAAAAAAGTGCCAACCACCCATGAGTTTATCAATCTATTTCCTCTATTATACCACACACACGTTCTATAACGTCAGAATTAACAGACATATTAGTAATTAAAATTCCCCATTATCAGCAAGCATATCCTTTAAGTACATTCTTATCAAAAAAGGATAGATAATCTGCTTGAAAGCGCAGTTATCTATCCTTTTTTAATTATTTTTTCAGCTCATTCTCTTTCGAAGCGACTTCGTTTATATCTTTGAATTCAGGTTCTTCACCGAATTCAGTTCCATATTGAAGGTTGCGAGAACTTTGTCTACTTGTTTCAACTACTTCTTCATCATCCGTTCGAAATAAAAGTGGAATGCAGATTAAGCCACTTATGCCAACCAATGCATAGATCACTTTAGAAAATAGTGCAGTCTGCCCTCCGAAAATAGAAGCGACTAAATCGAATTCGAAAAAGCCGATCAATCCCCAGTTAATTGCACCAATTATAACGAGGGCTAAAGCAAGCCGATGTATGAATCCCATTGATTAACTCCTCCTTCATTAGTTGTATGAATGATAGCGACGATATGGGATAACATATCGTAAACAACTAAGATTCGCTCTTATCTTTTACCATAAGTAACGAATCATACATGAAGAGAAATTCCATTAAAATTTTGTTCTAATACATAATAAGAGCTGCAAAATTAGGCGACTGTTTTTATTTTATCCTTTTTCATAAATTCCATTTTTGTTTCTGAAATAAGAATAGCTAATAGTATAAGCAATGCGCCGATAATCATTCTGCTCGTCATAATCTCACTCAGGATGATAACGGAAAAGACCATGCCCCAAAAAGATTCAGTAGCTAAAATAATTGCAGCCTTTGTTTCTGTTATGTATTTTTGAGCCACTGTTTGCATTAAAAAAGCAATGGTTGTGGAGAAGATTCCTAAGTACAACAAATTAATCATACCCTCTGTTTCCATAGAAAAGCTTGTCTCTCCTCTAAATAACACGACAATACAACCAATTACTGCCGCAGTAACCATTTGAACAATAGTTAGCACAACAGGATCTTCCGTCTTAACAAACTTAGCAGTGTAAAAAATATGAAAAGCAAATCCTACCGCACACCCTAAAGTCAATATATCCCCTACATTCACGTCAGAAGATAATTTTAAAGATAATACAGCAATACCAACAATAGCGAGAACTGCACCTGTTAGTTCGTACATATCTATTTTTCTTTTATATAGAAGAAATCCTATAAAAGGTA is drawn from Psychrobacillus sp. INOP01 and contains these coding sequences:
- a CDS encoding EAL and HDOD domain-containing protein, translated to MDIFVARQPIFTKNEHIFAFELLYRDSGINSFPDIDGDLATLEVLTHSFLTIGINNLVGEKLCFINFTENLLDNTVFNKIPPKRIVVEVLEDIPITPSLIQKLKYIKKLGFLLALDDFILHKNINLYDELFSLVNFIKVDFILSKPSERQVIEKIVKKNYPHIVLLAEKVETREEFYDAKEAGYGLFQGYFFAKPEIIKGTDIPVNMAQYFRIISLLSNHSSSIEQIAEEIERDVSLSFKVLKIINSPAARKKSKIRSIKQAVVMLGLEELNHWLYVLMLRESKVNSNGDGMALIEASLFRAKLCELLAKKQFLQNSSEYLLVGMFSLIDTLLHQEMNHLLQELPLTDEVVETLSGKRTDMTPYLELSVACDEVRWDDIIAGAEAIGVDHATLNKYYLEARSWAMDIIS
- a CDS encoding enoyl-CoA hydratase-related protein, whose product is MESIRYTQQGNLAYVTLNRPDALNAFNYEMLRKLGDITESIRINPDIRVVIFTGAGEKSFSVGADLKERRTLTDQQVKRNIYKIGELFTAIENLPQPTIAMLNGYAFGGGTELALACDFRIASNDIQLGLTETSLAIIPGAGGTQRLPRLIGESKALELILTAKRLNAEEALSYGLVTKVTTREALEEETVTFATLMLANGPIALQQAKFAVKHGMNVDLQTGLSIERKAYEVTIPTEDRLEALQAFVEKRKPVFKGN
- a CDS encoding putative holin-like toxin codes for the protein MLLLTVFESLVIMISFSSLLVALITLSFSMTRKK
- a CDS encoding DUF378 domain-containing protein, with product MGFIHRLALALVIIGAINWGLIGFFEFDLVASIFGGQTALFSKVIYALVGISGLICIPLLFRTDDEEVVETSRQSSRNLQYGTEFGEEPEFKDINEVASKENELKK
- a CDS encoding DMT family transporter, with product MFKYIGEILLVFTAIIWGSGFVASAVALEHYTPYQILAGRFLIGAVILSLIFFKKLNKLKKSTLIKGSLLGIFLYIAFALQTVGLQFTTPSKNAFLTAVNVVIVPFIGFLLYKRKIDMYELTGAVLAIVGIAVLSLKLSSDVNVGDILTLGCAVGFAFHIFYTAKFVKTEDPVVLTIVQMVTAAVIGCIVVLFRGETSFSMETEGMINLLYLGIFSTTIAFLMQTVAQKYITETKAAIILATESFWGMVFSVIILSEIMTSRMIIGALLILLAILISETKMEFMKKDKIKTVA